From Pseudomonas sp. stari2:
GCCCGGTTTTGCGGTTGTTTACTGTCACAACGAAGTTATGTTTTTTTCCAATATCGGGGCCGTGGCCGGATCGGTAAGGTGCGCAGGTCAATTCCTTGCCCAGAGGTTCCGGTTTGCGTCAGTCGTCACTTGCGAAGGTAGACATGCCTTCATTCGATTCCGTCAGGCTGGCACTGATACCTGTCGTTCTCCTGCTCAGTGGATGCTCCACGTCCCCCTCGCTTGTACTGTTCGGTGCGGCTTTTCCCGACTGGCTGTTCTGCATTGTCGGCGGCGTTGTGGCGACCACGGTGATCCACGTGATACTGGGCAGATATTCGCTGCGCGAACGCATTTCTCCTCTGGCACTGAGTTACCCGGCACTGACCGGACTCCTGGCGATGCTGTTGTGGCTCGTCGTCTTCCACGGATGAATGCCCGCCATGAATAAACCCGACGCAAAACCGCATTCAAGCCGTGTGCCGGCGCTGCTGATCGTGCTGGCGGCGTTCCTGCTGCTGGGCTACGTGCTCTGGCAAACCGAAACCCGGCCCAGTACCGATGATGCCTACGTGTATGCCGACACCATCGATGTCGTTCCGGAAGTGAACGGCCGGATCGTCGAAATGCCGGTGCGCGATAATCAGTTGGTCAAGCAGGGCGATCTGTTGATCCGCATCGACGCGCGTCCCTATCAGGACGCACTGGATCAGGCCCGGGCGCGGCTGGTGACCCTCAATCAGCAGATCGGTCTGACCCAACGCAGCGTGAACGCCCAGCAATACGAGGCCGCATCGGCGGTGGCATCGGTCGAACGGGCGAGGGCGCAGGCCACGCAGTCCAACGACACCCTTCAACGTTTGGAGAAATTGCTCGCCAAGGGCTACGTGTCCGTAGAGGCGGTGGACCAGGCGCGGACGGCCCAGCGTTCGACGGCTGCCGAACTCAACGCCACCCGATTGCAGGCGCAACGAGCCGGAGCCGCCGTCAGTGGCGTGGATGCGCTGGTGGCGCAGCGGGCCGAAGTCGAGGCGCAGATTTCCCTGGCCGAACTGAGCCTGGAATTCACCGAAGTGCGCGCACCTTTCGACGGGCGAATCGCCTCCTTGCGCACCACCGTCGGCCAGTTCGCCTCGGCCTACAAACCGATCTTCACACTGATCGATACACGCCACTGGTACGTGGTGGCGAACTTTCGCGAGACCGATCTGAAAGGCATCAAGGCCGGCACGTCCGCCACGCTTTATCTGTTGGGCGACACCGGCAAGCGCTTTCAGGGCCGGGTGGATTCGCTCAGTTTCGGTGTGCTGCCGGATGACGGCGGAACCGTGGTCGAAGGCCTGCCGCGTGTCCAGCGCACCATCAACTGGGTCCGGGTTTCGCAACGGTTTCCGGTGAAGATCTCGGTGCAGGATCCCGACCCGGAACTGTTCCGCATCGGCGCCTCGGCCGTCGCGGTGCTGCGCCCTGACGAATCGGCCAAGACCGGCCAATGAGTCGCTCGGCGGAAGACTGGAACCGGAGCGGTCTGGAGCGCCTGTACCGGTTTCTGGTCGATGAGCTTCAGCCCTATCCCGGTCGTATGAACCTTCTGTTGCGCACGCTGCTGGGCAGTGCGCTGGTGATCATCATTTCGATGACCCTGCAGGTTCCGTTGCTGGCGTTATCGCTGATCGTGGTCTTCTACGTGACGCAGACCAACGTGGTGCTGACCCGCATGGTCGGGGTGCTGTTCCTGGTCGGTGCGACGCTGGCGATCGGCCTGACCATCCTGCTTCTGAAGTTCACCTATGGATACCCGCTGCTGAGAATTCTGGGGGCGAGCGTGCTGTTTTTCTGCAGTGCGTATCTGATACGGGTCACGCGGATTGGCGTGGTGTTTTTCGTGGTCGGCATTGTGGTGATCTATGCCCAGACCTTCGTCGACCTGACCGATCAGGCCGAGGCCGTTTTGCGTCTAGTGCTCTGGGTGTGGGTGGCGGTCAGTTACGCCATCGGCCTGACGTTGTTGGTCAACACATTGCTGTTGCCGGCGGAGCCTGTCAGGCAATTGCAGAATCATCTGCGCTCCCAGTTGCTCACGGTTGCCCGGTGTCTGAGTGGCGAGCAGAGCGGGGCGGCGTTGGGTGCCGCCGCGATTCAGCGCAGCGTATTGGCGTCGCAACAACTGTTGCGATTCGCCTGCATGCGCGACGCCGATTATCGCAGTCAGCAGGCCGCACATCTGGCGCGCATCAGC
This genomic window contains:
- the mdtN gene encoding multidrug transporter subunit MdtN, which encodes MNKPDAKPHSSRVPALLIVLAAFLLLGYVLWQTETRPSTDDAYVYADTIDVVPEVNGRIVEMPVRDNQLVKQGDLLIRIDARPYQDALDQARARLVTLNQQIGLTQRSVNAQQYEAASAVASVERARAQATQSNDTLQRLEKLLAKGYVSVEAVDQARTAQRSTAAELNATRLQAQRAGAAVSGVDALVAQRAEVEAQISLAELSLEFTEVRAPFDGRIASLRTTVGQFASAYKPIFTLIDTRHWYVVANFRETDLKGIKAGTSATLYLLGDTGKRFQGRVDSLSFGVLPDDGGTVVEGLPRVQRTINWVRVSQRFPVKISVQDPDPELFRIGASAVAVLRPDESAKTGQ
- a CDS encoding YtcA family lipoprotein, which codes for MPSFDSVRLALIPVVLLLSGCSTSPSLVLFGAAFPDWLFCIVGGVVATTVIHVILGRYSLRERISPLALSYPALTGLLAMLLWLVVFHG